Proteins encoded together in one Benincasa hispida cultivar B227 chromosome 1, ASM972705v1, whole genome shotgun sequence window:
- the LOC120089130 gene encoding uncharacterized protein LOC120089130: MKISSITADQSHGYNSSDQQVAKEIDSDGDESMRLSLDSESRWSLLNSFPAFFLSLLNLESEDSKLTPDGEFDFDWFQSNFPSPSFRSGYDFEVKLTGFVAIEEADRDGPLFWPLEHETEWKSMEDWDWFAISPRKKDLKSSALTLNSTGLRFHEQKITLNQAPKRRLAFNSRSVVSEMMELMHRRDTKASVPRIGAVPSRFNKGTRNPAGKRSDEKLIAVDRDFVEDLAAREEVPIETLLGLHEFDGREGFSSEFDDVVLSLDADKTFNSLAMV; the protein is encoded by the coding sequence ATGAAAATCTCTTCCATTACCGCCGATCAGAGCCACGGCTACAATAGTTCCGATCAACAAGTTGCAAAGGAGATCGATTCTGATGGAGATGAATCCATGCGGTTATCTTTAGATTCTGAGAGCCGCTGGAGTCTTCTGAACTCATTCCCTGCTTTCTTTCTGTCCTTGCTGAATCTTGAGAGCGAAGATTCGAAGCTGACTCCAGATGGAGAGTTCGATTTCGATTGGTTTCAGTCTAATTTTCCGAGTCCGTCATTCCGGAGCGGTTACGATTTCGAAGTGAAATTAACAGGATTTGTAGCAATCGAAGAAGCTGATCGCGACGGACCGTTGTTCTGGCCGCTCGAACATGAAACTGAATGGAAATCGATGGAAGATTGGGACTGGTTTGCGATTTCACCGCGGAAGAAGGATTTGAAATCTTCTGCTCTGACTCTGAACTCGACCGGATTGCGATTTCACGAACAGAAGATAACTCTGAATCAAGCGCCGAAGAGGAGGCTCGCGTTCAACTCGAGATCGGTGGTGTCGGAGATGATGGAGTTGATGCATAGGCGTGATACGAAAGCTAGTGTTCCGAGGATCGGTGCTGTTCCTTCGAGATTCAATAAGGGAACGAGGAATCCTGCCGGAAAACGTTCTGATGAGAAATTAATCGCAGTGGATAGAGATTTTGTGGAGGACTTGGCGGCGCGTGAAGAAGTTCCGATCGAAACGTTGTTAGGGCTTCATGAATTCGATGGCCGCGAGGGATTCAGTTCAGAGTTCGATGACGTTGTGTTATCACTCGATGCAGATAAAACCTTTAATTCGCTTGCCATGGTATAA